The Caballeronia sp. NK8 genome includes a window with the following:
- a CDS encoding acetamidase/formamidase family protein, translating into MNLSRFTTESYPEFERRHEWSAALARLGWRGKIEGGERGLHGTLTSRVSAGGIEFTTIASAAQTLQMSADHADSLMLVLLIDGDTTLIADGLRERVSPHDIVYAAPGQSASLVFAGRFRAFIVRAPKSAINARVISPLSLRVALLPGAAGIGHIFSGFLRSVVESLETLSAEELRPTELALAEMLVACLAGQERKGSFNGLTPPQSALFARLCRFIETHLADSTLSVTSLAKDERVSPRYVQKLFELAGQSFSTYVRSRRLERCRAELADPLSEKVSISEICFRWGFNDPAHFSRVFRERYGASPRTFRHEANLELARHLVHSLSRGLPVNAASLIAQARSEETGDTLVALREESDAVQARPARTGGRPRHHLLRATANTVHWGYFSHDLKPVLEVASGDTVTVEALTQHASDDWDRMIAGDPGAESVFHWTPERKNVDRRGAGPMNASIYGRGAGEGFGVHICTGPIAVTGAQPGDVLEVRIVDIHPRRCKNPKFHGRAFGSNVAAWWGFHYRELLTEPKPREVVTIYEILTDNARDDSAYARAVYNYRWTPQRDPFGVLHPIIDYPGVPVDHASVVENHDVLKNVTIPVRPHFGVIGVAPQQNGLIDSIPPSAFGGNLDNWRVGPGASVFLPVGVAGALLSIGDPHASQGDSELCGTAIECSLTGDFELILHKKSTLASQSFADLTYPLVETADEWVLHGFSHPDYLAEFGTSAQSEVYQKSTLDQAMRDAFIKTRRFLMSTKELTEDEAISLMSVAVDFGVTQVVDGNWGVHAIIRKALFTD; encoded by the coding sequence TTGAACCTGTCGCGCTTCACCACCGAGTCGTATCCCGAGTTCGAACGCCGGCATGAATGGAGCGCGGCGCTCGCACGTCTCGGATGGCGCGGAAAGATCGAAGGCGGCGAACGCGGTCTGCACGGCACGCTGACCTCACGCGTATCAGCGGGCGGGATCGAATTCACGACCATCGCCTCGGCCGCGCAGACGCTGCAGATGAGCGCGGATCATGCGGACAGTCTCATGCTCGTGCTGCTGATCGATGGCGACACCACGCTCATCGCCGATGGTCTACGCGAGCGCGTGAGCCCGCATGACATCGTGTATGCAGCGCCGGGACAGAGCGCGTCACTGGTTTTCGCGGGACGCTTTCGCGCGTTCATCGTCCGGGCGCCTAAGAGCGCCATCAACGCGCGTGTCATCTCGCCGCTCTCGTTGCGCGTGGCATTGCTGCCCGGCGCGGCGGGCATCGGCCACATCTTCTCGGGCTTTCTGCGTTCAGTCGTGGAAAGCCTCGAAACGCTGAGCGCGGAGGAGTTGCGTCCCACCGAACTCGCGCTCGCCGAAATGCTCGTGGCCTGTCTTGCCGGACAGGAACGCAAAGGTTCGTTCAACGGGCTGACGCCGCCGCAGTCGGCCTTGTTCGCGCGACTGTGCCGCTTTATCGAAACGCATCTCGCCGATTCAACCCTGAGCGTGACCTCGCTCGCCAAAGACGAACGCGTGTCGCCGCGTTACGTGCAGAAGCTGTTCGAACTCGCCGGACAGAGTTTCTCGACTTATGTGCGCTCGCGCCGCCTCGAACGCTGCCGCGCGGAACTGGCCGATCCGCTCTCGGAGAAAGTCTCCATATCCGAGATCTGCTTTCGCTGGGGATTCAACGATCCGGCGCACTTCAGCCGCGTGTTCCGCGAGCGTTATGGCGCATCGCCCCGCACGTTCCGGCACGAAGCGAACCTGGAACTCGCGCGCCATCTCGTGCATTCGCTATCGCGCGGGCTGCCGGTGAACGCCGCGAGTCTGATCGCGCAAGCGCGCAGTGAAGAGACGGGCGACACGCTCGTCGCCCTGCGCGAAGAAAGCGATGCCGTGCAAGCGCGGCCCGCGCGGACGGGCGGCAGGCCGCGGCATCATTTGCTGCGCGCAACGGCGAACACGGTGCACTGGGGCTATTTCAGCCACGATCTCAAGCCCGTGCTCGAAGTCGCGAGCGGCGATACGGTGACGGTCGAAGCGCTCACGCAGCATGCGTCGGATGACTGGGACCGCATGATCGCGGGCGATCCTGGCGCGGAGAGTGTGTTCCACTGGACACCCGAACGCAAGAACGTCGACCGTCGCGGCGCGGGGCCGATGAACGCCTCCATCTATGGACGCGGCGCGGGCGAAGGCTTCGGCGTGCATATCTGCACCGGGCCGATTGCGGTGACGGGCGCGCAACCGGGCGATGTGCTCGAAGTGCGCATCGTCGATATACATCCTCGCCGCTGCAAGAATCCGAAGTTCCACGGCCGCGCGTTCGGCAGCAACGTAGCGGCGTGGTGGGGCTTTCATTATCGCGAGCTGCTCACCGAACCGAAGCCGCGTGAAGTCGTAACCATCTACGAGATCCTCACGGACAACGCGCGCGACGACAGCGCCTATGCGCGCGCCGTCTACAACTATCGCTGGACGCCGCAGCGCGATCCTTTCGGCGTACTGCATCCGATCATCGATTATCCGGGCGTGCCGGTGGACCACGCGAGCGTGGTCGAGAATCACGACGTGCTGAAGAACGTGACCATTCCCGTGCGACCGCATTTCGGCGTGATCGGCGTGGCGCCGCAGCAGAACGGTCTGATCGATTCGATTCCGCCTTCGGCCTTCGGCGGCAATCTCGACAACTGGCGCGTCGGCCCGGGCGCAAGCGTGTTTCTGCCGGTCGGCGTGGCCGGGGCGCTCTTGTCAATCGGTGATCCGCACGCGTCGCAAGGAGATTCCGAGTTGTGCGGCACGGCCATCGAATGCTCGCTCACCGGCGACTTCGAACTGATCCTGCACAAGAAGTCCACGCTTGCCTCGCAGTCGTTCGCAGACCTCACGTATCCGCTCGTCGAAACCGCCGATGAATGGGTGCTGCACGGCTTCAGCCATCCCGACTATCTGGCCGAATTCGGCACCAGCGCGCAAAGCGAGGTCTATCAGAAGTCAACGCTGGATCAGGCCATGCGCGATGCCTTCATCAAGACGCGGCGTTTTCTGATGTCCACCAAGGAACTCACTGAAGACGAAGCCATCTCGCTGATGTCGGTGGCGGTGGACTTCGGCGTCACGCAAGTCGTCGATGGCAACTGGGGCGTGCACGCGATCATCCGCAAGGCGTTGTTCACGGATTAA
- a CDS encoding ABC transporter substrate-binding protein encodes MQRNLVGRLSRAGFGALCAVLFSFAGQAYAAAPAECSALQAKYPQFKGKTLTNAINPHTPGYEALDPNDPSKYIGFDIDLGELIAQCLGFTLAYKPVTFAALLTTLQSGQADIVISDIYATEERAKAADFITYSKVFDGVLVAKGNPKKITGINTSMCGTTAAENTGYVEVPLIQALAPQCKAASKPEATVQLYDNNANCIQAILAGRADTYINDVNTVDQAVKAYPDKLEKATAVTLPYFVGIGVPKDKPDFRDAVMAALVAIQKSGAQSQLLTKWSLGVENLATPQLVVAK; translated from the coding sequence ATGCAAAGGAATCTCGTGGGCCGTTTATCTCGTGCAGGATTTGGCGCGCTGTGCGCGGTGTTGTTCTCCTTCGCGGGACAGGCGTACGCCGCCGCGCCCGCAGAATGCAGCGCGTTGCAGGCGAAGTATCCGCAGTTCAAGGGCAAGACACTCACCAATGCGATCAACCCACATACGCCGGGCTATGAAGCGCTCGACCCGAACGATCCGAGCAAGTACATCGGCTTCGATATCGATCTGGGCGAGTTGATCGCGCAATGCCTCGGTTTCACGCTGGCCTACAAGCCAGTGACCTTCGCCGCGCTGCTCACGACCTTGCAGAGCGGTCAGGCCGATATCGTTATCTCCGATATCTACGCGACCGAGGAGCGCGCCAAGGCCGCGGACTTCATCACGTACTCGAAGGTGTTCGACGGCGTACTCGTCGCCAAGGGCAATCCGAAGAAGATCACCGGCATCAACACGTCGATGTGCGGCACGACCGCCGCCGAAAACACGGGCTATGTGGAGGTGCCGCTGATTCAGGCGCTGGCGCCGCAATGCAAGGCGGCCAGCAAGCCCGAAGCCACCGTGCAGCTTTACGACAACAACGCTAACTGCATCCAGGCCATTCTCGCGGGCCGCGCGGATACGTACATCAACGACGTGAACACGGTCGACCAGGCGGTGAAGGCGTATCCGGACAAGCTGGAGAAAGCGACCGCCGTGACCTTGCCGTACTTCGTAGGCATCGGCGTGCCGAAGGACAAGCCCGATTTCCGCGATGCCGTGATGGCCGCGCTCGTCGCCATTCAGAAGAGCGGCGCGCAGTCCCAGCTGCTCACGAAGTGGAGCCTCGGCGTCGAGAATCTCGCTACGCCGCAACTCGTCGTTGCCAAGTAA
- a CDS encoding BON domain-containing protein, whose amino-acid sequence MNTLTMSPTNVAAPCPNVAAEQRAAEGSSQIDNALFVAIGEALRQDARLAREPVFADVHDGRVTLRGEVRRYANKLALCEVVGALPGVASVKDCLVVTLPHDAQRTDAALAINLRAALKWEAGLPDEAIEVGVLHGCATLSGEVPWSFQRKLAEQVVARLTGVTEVVNLLRVSDRQMRMQVISRIHAALRRAADIEADDIEVLVADGAVALRGTVSSPVAKKVTYDAVSSLDGVRTVRDETRIRHD is encoded by the coding sequence ATGAATACGCTGACGATGTCGCCGACAAATGTTGCCGCACCTTGTCCAAACGTGGCCGCAGAGCAGCGCGCCGCCGAGGGCTCATCGCAGATAGACAACGCGCTGTTCGTCGCAATCGGCGAAGCACTGCGGCAGGACGCTCGCCTTGCGCGAGAACCGGTGTTTGCGGATGTTCATGATGGGCGCGTGACGCTTCGGGGAGAGGTCAGACGCTACGCGAACAAGCTGGCCCTATGCGAGGTCGTCGGTGCGCTGCCGGGCGTTGCCTCGGTCAAAGACTGCTTGGTGGTGACCCTGCCGCATGATGCGCAACGCACGGATGCCGCGCTGGCTATCAATCTTCGCGCAGCGCTGAAATGGGAGGCAGGGCTTCCTGACGAAGCCATTGAGGTCGGCGTCTTGCATGGCTGCGCCACCTTGTCGGGTGAGGTGCCGTGGTCGTTTCAACGAAAACTCGCGGAGCAGGTCGTCGCGCGTCTGACCGGCGTCACCGAAGTAGTCAACCTGTTGCGTGTGAGTGACCGGCAGATGCGAATGCAGGTAATTTCACGTATCCACGCAGCCTTGCGTCGCGCGGCCGACATCGAAGCAGACGATATCGAGGTCCTGGTTGCCGACGGCGCGGTGGCGCTGCGAGGAACAGTATCGTCGCCTGTCGCAAAGAAGGTCACATACGACGCAGTTAGTTCGCTCGACGGAGTTCGCACCGTCCGCGACGAGACCCGCATCAGGCACGACTGA
- a CDS encoding GTP-binding protein: MRFSVNNLLAIEPNLLDEDSHDHEHDNSIASCALVVSGGIDATRLNRWINQLVQTQGAQLLRMKGVLNMHDEPRRLHFHSVHMLLDTTFGRAWMRDETRESRFVMIGRNIEAARMRDGLLSCMN; this comes from the coding sequence GTGCGCTTTTCGGTCAACAACCTGCTCGCCATCGAGCCGAATCTGCTCGACGAAGACAGCCACGACCACGAACACGACAACAGCATCGCATCGTGCGCGCTCGTGGTGTCCGGTGGTATCGATGCGACGCGTTTAAACCGCTGGATCAATCAGCTCGTGCAAACGCAAGGCGCACAACTTCTTCGCATGAAAGGCGTGCTCAACATGCACGACGAACCGCGACGCCTGCATTTTCATAGCGTGCATATGTTGCTCGACACCACGTTCGGCCGTGCGTGGATGCGCGACGAAACACGAGAGAGCCGTTTCGTGATGATTGGCCGCAACATCGAAGCCGCGCGAATGCGCGATGGACTTCTGAGTTGCATGAACTGA
- a CDS encoding nitrile hydratase accessory protein, translated as MFTRFEEYAAASMLGAPDSPPRLDGKLLFANRWERDVFGLALSLSKAVCFEWEDFRQSLIASIAKWEAIECANQPRWDYYERFLEALLKVVETSGVLSRREIEAIVAARSR; from the coding sequence ATGTTCACGCGTTTCGAAGAATACGCTGCCGCGTCGATGCTCGGCGCACCGGATTCGCCGCCGCGTCTCGACGGCAAGCTGCTGTTCGCCAATCGCTGGGAGCGCGATGTGTTCGGCCTCGCGCTCTCGCTATCGAAGGCGGTATGTTTCGAGTGGGAGGACTTTCGCCAGAGCCTGATCGCGTCCATCGCGAAGTGGGAAGCAATCGAATGCGCGAATCAGCCGCGCTGGGACTACTACGAACGTTTTCTCGAAGCGCTGCTGAAAGTGGTCGAGACGAGCGGTGTGCTGTCGCGCCGAGAGATCGAAGCTATCGTCGCGGCGCGCAGCCGCTAA
- a CDS encoding carboxypeptidase-like regulatory domain-containing protein: protein MRIVDRPILRTSLGIALLFGAHTALSQPLPEPVSRDGMLFVTGGVGIDEAKAFQAAAPRYSLRLTFATPSGSYLSDVDVTVATDAGRPMLHARTDGPFLFIMLPAGRYRIVVNRGGADVNRLVTVPPRGGVQLNVLMPDTPVSTAARRCPRCSASAEP, encoded by the coding sequence ATGCGTATCGTCGATCGTCCGATTCTTCGCACATCGCTCGGTATCGCGCTTCTCTTCGGCGCGCACACGGCCTTATCTCAACCCTTGCCGGAGCCCGTCAGCCGCGACGGCATGCTGTTCGTTACAGGCGGGGTTGGCATCGACGAAGCGAAAGCATTCCAGGCAGCTGCGCCTCGATACAGCCTGCGCCTGACTTTTGCAACGCCTTCAGGCAGCTATCTTTCCGACGTCGATGTGACGGTTGCGACCGATGCTGGTCGCCCGATGCTGCATGCCCGTACCGATGGCCCGTTCCTTTTCATCATGCTGCCCGCAGGCCGCTACCGCATTGTCGTGAACCGAGGTGGGGCGGACGTCAACCGCCTGGTGACGGTGCCGCCTCGTGGGGGCGTGCAATTGAACGTGCTGATGCCGGACACGCCTGTATCGACGGCCGCTCGTCGTTGCCCGCGCTGCAGCGCCTCGGCCGAGCCTTAG
- a CDS encoding GlxA family transcriptional regulator, with translation MALPGAARASGHAHEQACSERIRISAMRRIKVGMLVFPGFQLLDIAGPKDAFAEVKVLSAGECEYEMMMVGTTRGTVQSSSGLTTVPDRTIFDPCPEFDTIIVPGGLGIFDAFDDPALSNWLRAQHRQCRRVSAICNGLFALGSAGLLDNKLVTTHWMDVPRLASIFPKARIEPDHIFVRDGSIYTTAGVTAGIDMSLAMIEDDFGRQMALDVAKYLIVYLRRSGGQSQFSPLLETQASPGSQTIEVQQFMLDNLHVDHTVASLAERVHMSARNLSRIFAKDCGITPMTYVANARIDAARRYLEATDLPLRVVAHRCGFCRLIRSIIATGSDR, from the coding sequence ATGGCGCTGCCCGGTGCAGCGCGCGCGTCGGGGCATGCCCATGAGCAAGCCTGTTCTGAGAGGATCCGGATATCCGCGATGAGACGAATCAAGGTCGGAATGCTCGTCTTTCCTGGATTTCAACTGCTCGACATCGCCGGGCCGAAGGATGCGTTCGCCGAAGTCAAGGTGCTGAGCGCAGGCGAGTGCGAATACGAAATGATGATGGTCGGCACGACGCGCGGCACGGTCCAATCGTCGAGCGGCCTGACTACCGTGCCGGATCGTACGATCTTCGATCCCTGCCCGGAGTTCGACACCATCATCGTGCCGGGCGGGCTCGGCATCTTCGACGCCTTCGACGATCCAGCGCTGAGCAACTGGCTGCGCGCGCAGCATCGGCAGTGCCGCCGCGTGTCCGCTATCTGCAACGGGTTGTTCGCTCTCGGCTCGGCGGGGCTGCTCGACAACAAACTGGTGACGACTCACTGGATGGACGTGCCCCGGCTCGCCAGCATTTTTCCGAAGGCGCGCATCGAGCCGGATCATATCTTCGTTCGCGACGGCAGCATTTACACGACGGCCGGTGTCACGGCGGGCATCGACATGTCGCTCGCGATGATCGAAGACGACTTCGGTCGGCAAATGGCGCTCGATGTCGCCAAGTATCTGATCGTCTATCTGCGGCGCTCGGGCGGGCAGTCCCAGTTCAGTCCGCTGCTGGAAACGCAGGCTTCGCCTGGTTCGCAGACTATCGAGGTCCAGCAATTCATGCTGGATAATCTGCATGTGGATCATACGGTAGCGTCGCTCGCGGAACGCGTGCATATGAGTGCGCGCAATCTCTCTCGTATCTTCGCAAAGGATTGCGGCATCACGCCGATGACTTATGTCGCCAATGCGCGCATCGATGCCGCGCGGCGCTACCTAGAAGCCACGGACTTGCCGCTGAGAGTCGTCGCACACCGATGCGGCTTCTGCAGATTAATCCGGTCGATTATCGCAACCGGTTCAGATCGATGA
- a CDS encoding amino acid ABC transporter permease/ATP-binding protein, with protein MDLFLHYLGLPYLLDGIRFTIAVTLLGLAGGLVLGLVLAAMQLSRIGPLAAIARGYTVIFRGTPLILQLVFAYDALPHIGIKLSAISAAGLALAANEAPFIAEIFRSGVLGVDRGQTLAGQALGMTPSVLMRRIIAPQAFRSMVPALGNETVSALKNSSLASVISVGELTLRSTQLASSTFDFFSIFFASGLLYLCLTGAIAAIQLMIERALDLDRASARGGFWGRRRSAPVPTKPAGPTDLPPVFVPAPVTPSDRARRYDALSRNSTAVQINGVHKHYGEQPVLNGFDLNIRSGEVVALLGPSGSGKSTLLRCINHLEQWEHGEIRVGGRRLGFRDDGRRMNPRELAKERASLGVAMVFQQFNLFGHLTARENIALPLVWVHGATLADANRRADALLERVGLAHRADALPRHLSGGQQQRVAIARALAPNPRVLLLDEPTSALDPELVGEVLEVIRRLALDDGLTMIISTHQLRFADEVADRVVFLSGGTVVEDGAAHQVLTRPNHPLTARFLNVMGAGSTLETVH; from the coding sequence ATGGACCTATTCCTTCACTATCTCGGCCTGCCTTATCTGCTCGACGGCATCCGCTTCACGATCGCCGTCACCTTGCTCGGACTCGCGGGCGGGCTCGTGCTGGGACTCGTCCTTGCCGCCATGCAGCTGAGCCGAATCGGACCGCTCGCGGCCATCGCGCGCGGCTACACGGTCATTTTTCGAGGCACGCCGCTAATTCTGCAACTCGTGTTCGCCTACGACGCGTTGCCGCATATCGGCATCAAGCTGAGCGCCATCAGCGCGGCGGGCCTCGCGCTCGCTGCGAACGAAGCGCCGTTCATCGCGGAGATATTCCGCTCGGGCGTGCTCGGCGTGGATCGCGGACAGACGCTCGCGGGGCAGGCACTCGGCATGACGCCTTCCGTCCTGATGCGCCGAATCATCGCGCCGCAGGCCTTTCGCTCGATGGTTCCCGCGCTCGGCAACGAAACCGTCAGCGCGTTGAAGAACTCTTCGCTGGCTTCGGTTATCTCGGTGGGTGAGCTGACCTTGCGCAGCACGCAGCTTGCATCGTCGACGTTCGACTTCTTTTCGATCTTCTTTGCGTCGGGTCTCTTGTATTTGTGTCTGACGGGCGCGATCGCCGCTATTCAGCTGATGATCGAACGCGCGCTCGATCTGGACCGCGCCAGCGCGCGTGGCGGCTTCTGGGGACGACGCCGGAGCGCGCCTGTACCGACCAAGCCCGCAGGCCCGACCGATCTGCCACCTGTCTTCGTTCCGGCGCCCGTCACACCCAGCGACCGCGCACGCCGTTACGACGCGCTGTCTCGTAACAGTACCGCCGTGCAGATAAACGGCGTACACAAGCATTACGGCGAGCAGCCGGTGCTCAATGGCTTCGATCTCAACATCCGATCGGGCGAAGTCGTCGCGCTGCTCGGACCGAGCGGATCGGGTAAGAGCACGCTGCTTCGCTGCATCAATCATCTGGAACAGTGGGAACATGGCGAGATACGCGTGGGCGGACGTCGCCTCGGCTTTCGCGATGACGGGCGGCGCATGAATCCGCGCGAGCTTGCGAAGGAGCGCGCGAGTCTTGGCGTCGCCATGGTGTTCCAGCAGTTCAATCTTTTCGGCCATCTGACGGCGCGCGAGAACATTGCATTGCCGCTTGTCTGGGTGCATGGCGCGACGCTCGCCGATGCCAACAGACGCGCGGATGCCCTGCTCGAACGCGTGGGCCTCGCGCATCGCGCTGATGCGCTGCCGCGTCATCTGTCCGGCGGCCAGCAACAACGCGTGGCGATTGCGCGTGCGCTGGCGCCGAATCCACGCGTGCTACTGCTCGACGAGCCGACTTCCGCGCTCGATCCTGAACTCGTGGGCGAAGTGCTCGAAGTGATCCGCCGCCTCGCGCTCGACGATGGCCTGACGATGATCATTTCGACGCATCAGTTGCGCTTCGCCGATGAAGTGGCCGACCGCGTCGTGTTCCTGAGCGGCGGGACCGTCGTGGAGGACGGAGCCGCGCATCAGGTTTTGACGCGACCGAATCATCCGTTGACAGCGCGCTTTCTGAACGTGATGGGCGCGGGCAGCACGCTCGAAACCGTGCACTGA
- a CDS encoding CBS domain-containing protein, with protein MKVADTCSNGTVHIPMSCTLQETTRQMRGQHVGALAVTEDGKSSRVIGVITDRDIVLNAVTHGIETADILVGEVMTPGMLMVDAQADSVDAMQTVLRHGVRRLAVTCGEDQVVGVV; from the coding sequence ATGAAGGTCGCAGATACCTGTAGCAACGGTACGGTGCACATTCCCATGTCATGCACCCTGCAAGAGACGACCAGGCAAATGCGCGGTCAGCACGTCGGTGCGCTTGCGGTCACGGAAGACGGAAAGTCGAGTCGCGTCATCGGCGTCATCACCGACCGCGACATCGTCCTGAACGCCGTGACGCATGGCATTGAAACGGCCGATATTCTCGTCGGCGAAGTCATGACACCGGGCATGCTGATGGTGGATGCGCAAGCCGATAGTGTCGATGCCATGCAGACGGTGCTCAGGCACGGAGTGCGGCGTCTCGCGGTCACGTGCGGAGAGGATCAGGTTGTCGGCGTTGTGTAG
- a CDS encoding acetamidase/formamidase family protein has product MKHYTLPVSSSTVHWGYFSKRVEPRLTLKSGDRATIETLTHHANDDHERMIAGDQGAQSVFEWTREHKAVSRRGAGSTERPFRLGAGEGVGVHLLTGPVAIEGAEPGDVLEVRILDVRPRPSCSACHAGKCFGSNVAASWGFQYHDLIEEPRPREVVTIFELDTSGEPYARAVYNYVWTPQTDPDGIVHATIDYPGVQVDHRLVTKRENILPDIRVPARLHFGTMGVAPAEADYVSSIPPSYTGGNIDDWRIGRGATMYYPVAVEGALFSVGDPHAAQGDSELGGTAIETSLTGDFEFILHKKADLEGTLLEGLTHPLLETDQQWSVYGFTFPNYLAELGTNAQVEVAQHASLDKAMRDAFRKLRRFLMTVHGLSEDEAIALMSVAADFGVTQVVDANWGVHGSIRKDMFANYKKS; this is encoded by the coding sequence ATGAAGCATTACACGCTGCCCGTTTCATCATCCACGGTGCATTGGGGATACTTCAGCAAACGGGTAGAACCACGCCTCACGCTCAAGTCGGGCGACCGCGCCACCATCGAAACGCTGACGCATCACGCCAACGACGACCACGAGCGCATGATCGCGGGCGATCAGGGCGCGCAAAGCGTGTTCGAATGGACGCGCGAGCACAAGGCCGTTTCGCGGCGCGGCGCGGGTTCGACCGAAAGACCGTTCCGCTTGGGCGCTGGCGAAGGCGTGGGCGTGCATCTGCTGACCGGTCCGGTGGCAATCGAAGGTGCCGAACCTGGCGACGTGCTCGAAGTGCGCATCCTTGATGTCAGGCCGCGGCCCAGTTGCAGCGCGTGTCATGCAGGCAAGTGCTTTGGCTCGAACGTGGCCGCGTCGTGGGGCTTTCAATATCACGATCTGATCGAGGAACCGAGGCCGCGCGAAGTGGTGACAATCTTCGAACTCGATACTTCCGGCGAACCGTATGCGCGCGCGGTCTACAACTATGTGTGGACGCCGCAGACCGACCCGGATGGCATCGTGCATGCGACTATCGATTACCCCGGTGTGCAGGTGGATCACCGGCTCGTGACGAAGCGCGAAAACATCTTGCCGGATATCCGCGTGCCGGCGCGACTGCATTTCGGTACCATGGGCGTCGCGCCCGCCGAAGCGGACTATGTCAGTTCCATTCCGCCGAGCTACACGGGCGGCAACATCGATGACTGGCGCATCGGCCGGGGCGCGACCATGTATTACCCGGTGGCGGTCGAGGGCGCGCTCTTCTCCGTGGGCGACCCGCACGCCGCGCAGGGCGACAGCGAGCTAGGCGGCACGGCGATCGAAACATCCTTGACGGGGGACTTCGAATTCATCCTGCATAAGAAAGCGGACCTCGAGGGCACGCTGCTCGAAGGGCTCACGCATCCGCTGCTCGAGACGGATCAGCAATGGTCGGTGTATGGCTTCACGTTCCCCAACTATCTGGCCGAACTCGGGACTAACGCTCAGGTAGAAGTGGCACAGCATGCGAGCCTCGACAAAGCCATGCGCGATGCCTTTCGCAAGCTACGCCGCTTCCTGATGACGGTGCACGGTTTGAGCGAAGACGAAGCCATTGCGCTGATGTCGGTAGCTGCGGACTTCGGCGTGACGCAGGTGGTCGACGCGAACTGGGGCGTACATGGTTCGATCCGCAAGGATATGTTTGCGAACTACAAGAAGAGTTGA
- a CDS encoding phosphoribosyltransferase encodes MSFSFVDRSDAGIKLAHALHAFADRSDVVVLALPRGGVPVAVEIARMLNAPLDVLVVRKLGVPHDPELAMGAIASGGVTFINEPFVRAYRISPEQLSDVIAQQRVELQRRERLYCGLREPVSIEGKTVILVDDGIATGSSIRVALSTLRSRHAGHVVIAVPVAPENFRHEIEKAGAQFVCRIQPRI; translated from the coding sequence ATGAGTTTTTCATTCGTCGACAGATCCGACGCGGGAATCAAGCTCGCGCATGCACTTCACGCGTTTGCCGATCGAAGCGATGTTGTCGTCCTCGCGCTGCCGCGCGGCGGCGTGCCAGTGGCGGTCGAGATTGCACGAATGCTGAATGCGCCACTGGACGTGCTGGTCGTGAGGAAGCTTGGTGTGCCTCACGATCCGGAGCTGGCGATGGGCGCGATCGCAAGCGGGGGCGTGACCTTCATCAACGAACCCTTTGTGCGCGCGTACCGTATATCGCCCGAGCAATTATCCGATGTCATTGCGCAACAACGGGTCGAGTTGCAGCGGCGGGAGCGGTTGTACTGCGGATTGCGCGAACCGGTGTCGATCGAGGGCAAGACCGTCATCCTGGTTGACGACGGCATTGCGACCGGCTCGTCGATACGCGTCGCACTGTCGACGCTTCGATCGAGGCATGCGGGACATGTCGTGATTGCGGTTCCAGTGGCCCCCGAGAATTTCAGGCATGAAATCGAGAAGGCGGGCGCCCAGTTCGTCTGCCGCATTCAGCCACGAATATGA